Proteins encoded by one window of Cyanobium sp. NS01:
- the dxs gene encoding 1-deoxy-D-xylulose-5-phosphate synthase: MHLSELSHPNQLHGLSTAELEAIGRQIRERHLEVVSTSGGHLGPGLGVVELTLALYQTLDLDHDKVVWDVGHQAYPHKLITGRYKDFHTLRQQGGVAGYLKRSESSFDHFGAGHASTSISAALGMALARDRRGEDFKCVAVIGDGALTGGMALEAINHAGHLPHTRLLVVLNDNDMSISPPVGALSTHLNRMRHSPPLQFLQDNAEEAIKHLPFMHGELPPELKNLKESMKRLAVPKLGAVFEELGFTYMGPIDGHDIAGMVKVFQQAHAHDGPVLVHVATTKGKGYPYAEADQVGYHAQGAFDLVSGKAYPSSKPKPPSYSKVFGQTLVKICEQDPLVVGITAAMATGTGLDLLEKAVPDQYFDVGIAEQHAVTMAAGMACEGLSPVCAIYSTFLQRAFDQLIHDVGIQKLPVTFVLDRAGIVGADGPTHQGQYDISYLRAVPNFTVMAPKDEAELQRMLITAIQHSGPCALRIPRGEGEGAPLAEEGFEPLEIGRGELLADGDDLLIVAYGAMVYPAMATAGLLQEQGIRAAVINARFIRPLDEALILPMARRIGRVVTMEEGCLPGGFGAAITECLNDHDVLVPVLRIGIPDQLVDHASPAQSKSALGLTPPQMADRILERFGTGLRLSMPVKPLAV, translated from the coding sequence ATGCATCTCAGCGAGCTGAGCCACCCCAACCAGCTGCACGGCCTCAGTACCGCCGAGCTCGAAGCGATCGGCCGCCAGATCCGGGAGCGCCACCTCGAGGTGGTGAGCACCAGCGGCGGCCACCTCGGTCCGGGCCTCGGAGTGGTGGAACTCACCCTGGCCCTGTACCAGACCCTCGACCTCGACCACGACAAGGTGGTATGGGATGTGGGCCACCAGGCCTATCCCCACAAGCTGATCACCGGTCGCTACAAGGATTTCCACACCCTGCGTCAGCAGGGAGGCGTGGCGGGCTATCTCAAGCGCAGCGAGAGCAGCTTCGACCACTTCGGCGCCGGCCACGCCAGCACCTCGATCTCCGCCGCTCTGGGCATGGCCCTGGCCCGCGACCGCCGCGGCGAAGACTTCAAATGTGTGGCCGTGATCGGCGACGGTGCCCTCACCGGCGGCATGGCCCTGGAGGCGATCAACCACGCCGGCCATCTGCCCCACACCCGGCTGCTGGTGGTGCTCAACGACAACGACATGTCGATCAGCCCGCCGGTGGGGGCCCTCTCCACCCACCTCAACCGCATGCGGCACAGCCCGCCGCTGCAGTTCCTGCAGGACAACGCCGAGGAGGCGATCAAGCACCTGCCGTTCATGCACGGCGAGCTGCCGCCTGAACTGAAGAACCTCAAGGAGAGCATGAAGCGGCTGGCGGTGCCCAAGCTGGGCGCCGTGTTCGAGGAGCTGGGCTTCACCTACATGGGCCCGATCGACGGCCATGACATCGCCGGCATGGTGAAGGTGTTCCAGCAGGCCCACGCCCACGACGGTCCGGTGCTGGTGCATGTGGCCACCACCAAGGGCAAGGGTTACCCCTACGCCGAAGCCGATCAGGTGGGTTACCACGCCCAGGGCGCCTTCGACCTGGTCAGTGGCAAGGCCTACCCCTCCAGCAAGCCCAAGCCGCCCAGCTACAGCAAGGTGTTCGGCCAGACGCTGGTGAAGATCTGCGAGCAGGATCCGCTCGTGGTGGGGATCACCGCCGCCATGGCCACCGGCACGGGCCTCGACCTGCTCGAGAAGGCTGTGCCTGATCAATACTTCGATGTGGGCATCGCCGAGCAGCACGCCGTGACCATGGCGGCCGGGATGGCCTGCGAGGGCCTCAGCCCCGTGTGTGCCATCTACAGCACCTTCCTGCAGCGGGCCTTCGACCAGCTGATCCACGACGTGGGCATCCAGAAGCTGCCGGTCACCTTCGTGCTCGACCGCGCTGGCATCGTCGGCGCCGACGGCCCCACCCACCAGGGCCAGTACGACATCAGCTACCTGCGGGCGGTGCCCAACTTCACCGTGATGGCCCCGAAGGATGAGGCCGAGCTGCAGCGCATGCTGATCACCGCCATCCAGCACAGCGGACCCTGCGCCCTGCGCATTCCCCGGGGCGAGGGCGAAGGGGCTCCCCTGGCCGAGGAGGGCTTCGAGCCTCTGGAGATCGGCCGAGGCGAGCTGCTCGCCGATGGCGATGACCTGCTGATCGTGGCCTATGGCGCCATGGTGTATCCCGCCATGGCCACCGCCGGTCTGTTGCAGGAGCAGGGCATCCGGGCCGCCGTGATCAATGCCCGCTTCATCCGGCCCCTGGATGAGGCCCTGATCCTGCCGATGGCCCGGCGCATCGGCCGGGTGGTGACCATGGAGGAGGGCTGTCTGCCGGGGGGCTTCGGCGCCGCCATCACCGAGTGCCTCAACGACCACGACGTGCTCGTGCCGGTGCTGCGCATCGGCATTCCCGACCAGCTGGTGGACCACGCCTCACCGGCCCAGAGCAAGAGCGCCCTCGGCCTCACACCGCCCCAGATGGCGGACAGGATCCTGGAGCGCTTCGGGACCGGCCTGCGGCTCTCGATGCCGGTGAAGCCCCTGGCGGTCTGA